One genomic region from Hyalangium minutum encodes:
- a CDS encoding TraR/DksA family transcriptional regulator, with the protein MTDAQRDEMRQLLLALHAELTGKTPAKIEPNRTDDSKVGGDEDEQPLNEMMQAIASSRNRNMDGVLARVVKALGKLRNDPDSFGECEECGDELPYRRLKAMPYVEYCVECQGKKDKPKGGPTRKKLTDYT; encoded by the coding sequence GTGACGGACGCCCAGCGAGACGAGATGCGCCAGCTGTTGCTGGCGCTGCATGCCGAGCTGACCGGCAAGACGCCAGCGAAGATCGAGCCGAACCGGACGGATGACAGCAAGGTGGGCGGCGACGAGGACGAGCAGCCGCTCAACGAGATGATGCAGGCGATTGCGTCCAGCCGGAACCGGAACATGGACGGCGTGCTGGCGCGGGTGGTGAAGGCGCTGGGCAAGCTGCGCAACGATCCGGACAGCTTCGGCGAGTGCGAGGAGTGTGGCGACGAGCTGCCGTACCGCCGGCTCAAGGCCATGCCCTATGTGGAGTACTGCGTGGAGTGCCAGGGCAAGAAGGACAAGCCCAAGGGCGGCCCCA
- the deoC gene encoding deoxyribose-phosphate aldolase, giving the protein MGAVKAGAARISPESIRTSADIAPYIDHTLLKPEASREEVIKLSEEARKHGFATVCVNSVNVALAARILAGSKTVPIAVVGFPLGAALPSAKAFEAREAIRCGAKEIDMVINIGALKAKDYALVLKDISMVVEASRPHPVKVILETSQLNLEEKICACALSKAAGAAFVKTSTGFSSGGATAEDIALMRKVVGDDVGVKASGGVRSAEDAMKMIQAGANRIGASASVAIITGQKSTGKY; this is encoded by the coding sequence GTGGGCGCGGTGAAGGCCGGCGCGGCCCGTATCTCTCCGGAGTCCATCCGGACCAGCGCGGACATCGCCCCATACATCGACCACACGCTGCTCAAGCCCGAGGCCAGCCGCGAAGAGGTCATCAAGCTGTCCGAGGAGGCCCGGAAGCACGGGTTCGCCACGGTGTGCGTGAACTCGGTGAACGTGGCGCTGGCGGCCCGGATTCTGGCGGGCTCCAAGACGGTGCCCATCGCCGTGGTGGGCTTCCCGCTCGGGGCGGCGCTGCCCAGCGCCAAGGCCTTCGAGGCCCGTGAGGCCATCCGCTGCGGCGCGAAGGAAATCGACATGGTGATCAACATCGGCGCGCTGAAGGCGAAGGACTACGCGCTGGTGCTCAAGGACATCTCCATGGTGGTGGAGGCCAGCCGCCCGCACCCGGTCAAGGTCATCCTGGAGACGAGCCAGCTCAACCTTGAGGAGAAGATCTGCGCCTGCGCGCTCTCCAAGGCTGCCGGGGCTGCCTTCGTGAAGACGTCCACGGGCTTCAGCTCCGGAGGCGCCACCGCCGAGGACATCGCGCTGATGCGCAAGGTGGTGGGTGACGACGTGGGCGTGAAGGCCTCGGGTGGCGTGCGCTCGGCCGAGGACGCGATGAAGATGATCCAGGCGGGCGCCAACCGCATCGGTGCCTCGGCCTCCGTGGCCATCATCACCGGCCAGAAGTCGACCGGGAAGTACTGA
- a CDS encoding ComEC/Rec2 family competence protein, which produces MSFPRLLSVLLVLLTAFSSGAQPAPARPAPGKPLTVYFFDVGQGDAALIVSPTGKTVLIDGGPPEAGEHLASRIKQLVHAPLDLVILTHPHLDHLGSLRDALQAVGAKRFMDPGFDHPSEAYRNLLEFVGKEVDQVMTPEPNPQAPDTFLTVGLGEGVVLTVYWPRFPREPFLKNTRSDANSNSIVTRLTYGKTAFFFTGDSEKDTEEALLRQRTDFTSTVLKVAHHGGKHSSTKEFLEAVKPKAAVISCSHDNEYGHPTAEALERLSAVGAKVFRTDLNGEVQAVSDGVNVTLQAEKGSRSKLTVPGEVKPLGSSSSPAPAAAPTPKPTGGAAATQPPNKPGGETVQTGYKPPVSAPAPAPAPNKAQAPAPSAGQKFVSLKGSAVFHREDCGTLKRAKTKERTVYTSRATAARERRPAEDCKP; this is translated from the coding sequence ATGTCCTTCCCCCGGCTGCTCAGCGTCCTCCTCGTCCTCCTCACGGCCTTCTCCAGCGGGGCGCAGCCTGCCCCCGCTCGCCCGGCCCCGGGTAAACCGCTCACGGTGTATTTCTTCGATGTGGGCCAGGGCGACGCGGCGCTCATCGTCTCGCCCACGGGCAAGACGGTGCTCATCGACGGAGGGCCGCCGGAGGCTGGGGAGCACCTGGCGTCCCGGATCAAGCAGCTCGTCCACGCGCCACTGGACCTGGTCATCCTCACGCATCCGCACCTGGACCACCTCGGGAGCCTGAGGGATGCGCTGCAGGCGGTGGGGGCCAAGCGCTTCATGGATCCGGGCTTTGACCACCCAAGCGAGGCCTATCGGAACCTGCTCGAGTTCGTGGGCAAAGAGGTGGACCAGGTGATGACGCCCGAGCCGAATCCGCAGGCCCCGGACACGTTCCTCACGGTGGGGCTCGGAGAGGGCGTGGTGCTCACGGTGTACTGGCCTCGCTTCCCGCGCGAGCCGTTCCTGAAGAACACGCGCTCGGATGCGAACTCCAACTCGATCGTGACGCGGCTCACCTATGGCAAGACGGCGTTCTTCTTCACGGGAGACAGTGAGAAGGACACCGAGGAGGCTCTGCTGCGCCAGCGCACGGACTTCACCTCCACTGTGCTGAAGGTGGCGCACCACGGCGGGAAGCACTCCTCCACGAAAGAGTTCCTGGAGGCGGTGAAGCCCAAGGCCGCCGTCATCTCCTGCAGCCATGACAACGAGTACGGCCACCCCACTGCGGAGGCGCTCGAGCGGCTGTCCGCCGTGGGCGCCAAGGTGTTCCGCACGGACCTGAACGGCGAAGTCCAGGCCGTGAGCGATGGCGTCAACGTCACCCTCCAGGCCGAGAAGGGCAGCCGCTCGAAGCTCACCGTTCCGGGCGAGGTGAAGCCGCTGGGGTCGAGTTCCAGCCCTGCTCCCGCGGCCGCCCCCACCCCGAAGCCCACTGGGGGCGCTGCCGCCACGCAGCCTCCGAACAAGCCCGGCGGTGAGACGGTGCAGACCGGGTACAAGCCTCCCGTCTCGGCTCCGGCGCCCGCTCCTGCTCCCAACAAGGCTCAGGCACCTGCTCCCTCGGCCGGTCAGAAGTTCGTGAGCCTCAAGGGCAGCGCGGTCTTCCACCGGGAGGACTGCGGCACCCTCAAGCGGGCGAAGACAAAGGAGCGCACGGTGTACACATCCCGCGCCACCGCCGCGCGCGAGCGCCGGCCCGCGGAGGACTGCAAGCCATGA